A genomic region of Miscanthus floridulus cultivar M001 chromosome 3, ASM1932011v1, whole genome shotgun sequence contains the following coding sequences:
- the LOC136544371 gene encoding uncharacterized protein — protein MGSQNSRFPTEDAKEKQNGELGPDELRTGELGPGAGELRPSALCPGALRPGELGPGALRPGAGELRPGALRPGELGPGALGPGAGELRPGALGPGTLRPDALGPGALRPDELGPGALRPGAGELGPGDGRPRAPPRLRSSPSSWWWDPPAWRRRKGNERGRKFAYRGSSDAKWLPCLGSPLEVDFST, from the coding sequence ATGGGCAGCCAAAACTCCCGTTTTCCAACCGAGGACGCAAAAGAGAAGCAGAACGGCGAGCTCGGCCCCGACGAGCTCCGCaccggcgagctcggccccggcgcgggcgagctccgccccagCGCGCTCTGCCCCGGCGCACTCCGCcccggcgagctcggccccggtGCGCTCCGccccggcgcgggcgagctccgccccggcgcACTCCGCcccggcgagctcggccccggcgcgCTCGGCCCCGGCGCGGGCGAGCTTCGCCCCGGCGCGCTCGGCCCCGGCACACTCCGCCCCGACGCGCTCGGCCCCGGCGCACTCCGCCCCGacgagctcggccccggcgcgctccgccccggcgcgggcgagctcggccccggcgaTGGTCGTccccgagctccgccccggcTCCGGTCGTCCCCGAGCTCGTGGTGGTGGGACCCGCCTGCGTGGAGGAGACGCAAAGGGAACGAGAGAGGACGCAAATTTGCGTACCGTGGTTCGTCGGACGCAAAATGGCTGCCGTGTTTGGGTAGTCCGTTGGAGGTTGATTTTTCCACGTAA
- the LOC136542367 gene encoding uncharacterized protein isoform X1, with translation MSTMPPPPPPHHGPAIIQRPSPAGSDGPLNFAQKFHPCHYQIPFFKIKIQGSSLPRASAPLPPHASSPSCAAPGHCQVGHTMEQPPPASSAPAPQSLVSRARTAIHSAAARVLTDIKADLRDADGFGGRSRAPSPRTSLDREAEVSATGREPDVKPPSPREEVLGISHSGNEDCSSIPTESTCSTKLTFPPASIVRQLVSAIENGKSFKSMSDMRHTGEQLLKDKGGLSLSVVKSLVRRDKEERLSSEFFGDEETQSLMYSLFKLEEQFSLEGSQCFPELVHSRSVSKDLHGAPPGTFIHHLAVVIGSISSVHKMAFFWQSVVLELRKLWSDWQPVPLMPLEAAPDLNSCLLHQEIQVVNCCIARKKRRKAAKESLDSLLKQASIDKSEPRLSKGKSPDSEMYARDSTGDYVLRLGADQSSEDLTLLETGEPIYSPTLQEGPIMTAELIKETEELVLRTGSLGAGCSQLLSDMQAFKATNPGCVLEDFVRWHSPPDWSEDCAANCTTVREGSSRRGRLSDRMQTKEGNLWKELWEAAKPIPAVEQTPIYDEDLAVESIFDALEVIEPSKLFEQLLGVILSVCFVAAELVLAADSNLSKLFYDCKDYIIGIYHDDMSKDELDEICKVYETMGAIVTHPEEALQIMEQPDEKSVDNKNRFKLKLNFMAKDRPPLWKRTTKDEKKMSPKDDKNISEEKNTKIFSNLFDKKVNIFSKKNVKSSEVPPAPTSSSPGPFDESEWTIL, from the exons ATGTCCACgatgccgccaccaccaccgccccaTCACGGCCCAGCCATCATCCAACGGCCGAGCCCGGCCGGATCGGACGGCCCCCTGAATTTCGCCCAGAAATTCCACCCCTGCCACTACCAAATCCCATTTTTTAAAATCAAAATCCAAGGCTCCTCCCTTCCCCGTGCTTCGGCTCCCCTTCCTCCGCATGCGTCGTCCCCCTCCTGCGCCGCCCCGGGCCACTGCCAGGTAGGCCACACCATGGAGCAGCCGCCGCCCGCCtcgtcggcgccggcgccgcagTCGCTCGTGTCCCGCGCGCGCACCGCGATCCACTCCGCCGCCGCCCGCGTGCTCACCGACATCAAGGCCGACCTCCGAG ATGCCGACGGATTCGGCGGGCGTAGCAGGGCGCCGTCGCCGAGGACGTCCCTGGATCGGGAGGCCGAAGTGAGCGCCACGGGGCGGGAGCCGGACGTGAAGCCGCCGTCGCCGCGTGAGGAG GTACTAGGAATAAGCCACTCGGGGAATGAGGATTGTTCAAGCATACCAACTGAGTCAACTTGTTCAACAAAGCTGACCTTTCCTCCAGCTTCAATAGTTAGACAACTGGTGTCTGCCATTGA AAATGGGAAAAGTTTCAAGTCAATGAGTGATATGAGGCATACTGGAGAACAATTGCTGAAAGATAAGGGAGGTTTGAGCTTGTCTGTTGTTAAGTCACTTGTTCGACGTGACAAGGAAGAAAGATTGAGCTCCGAATTTTTTGGTGATGAAGAAACTCAATCTTTGATGTACTCCTTGTTCAAATTAG AGGAACAGTTTTCACTCGAAGGAAGTCAATGTTTCCCTGAATTGGTTCATTCAAGATCTGTGTCCAAGGATCTACATGGTGCACCACCTGGAACTTTTATTCATCATTTAGCAGTGGTCATTGGCAGCATTAGTTCTGTGCACAAGATGGCATTTTTTTGGCAATCAGTTGTTCTTGAG TTGAGAAAACTATGGTCCGACTGGCAACCTGTGCCTCTAATGCCACTTGAGGCTGCTCCAGACTTGAATTCTTGTTTACTACATCAGGAGATCCAAGTTGTAAATTGCTGCATTGCCAGGAAAAAGCGAAGGAAAGCAGCTAAGGAGTCACTGGATTCCTTGCTAAAGCAGGCAAGTATTGATAAATCAGAACCCAGGTTGTCAAAAGGGAAGTCTCCTGACAGCGAGATGTATGCAAGAGATAGTACTGGTGATTATGTCCTTCGACTTGGTGCTGATCAGTCATCTGAGGACTTAACATTGCTGGAAACTGGTGAGCCTATCTATTCCCCGACACTGCAG GAAGGCCCCATCATGACAGCAGAGCTTATAAAAGAAACAGAGGAGCTAGTGTTACGGACAGGAAG TCTTGGTGCTGGATGCTCTCAACTTCTATCAGATATGCAGGCTTTCAAGGCAA CAAATCCTGGTTGTGTCCTGGAAGACTTCGTTAGATGGCACTCTCCTCCTGATTGGTCTGAGGATTGTGCTGCAAACTGTACCACAGTCAGGGAAGGCTCATCTAGACGTGGGCGGTTAAGTGATAGAATGCAAACAAAAG AAGGTAACTTGTGGAAGGAACTCTGGGAGGCTGCAAAACCAATACCTGCTGTTGAACAGACTCCTATATATGATGAAGATTTAGCTGT GGAGAGCATCTTTGATGCGTTGGAAGTTATTGAGCCATCAAAATTGTTTGAGCAGCTACTTGGCGTCATT CTTTCTGTATGCTTTGTGGCAGCAGAATTGGTTCTAGCAGCAGATAGCAACCTGTCAAAATTATTCTACGATTGTAAGGACTACATAATTGGCATCTatcatgatgacatgtcaaaagACGAGCTAGATGAGATATGCAAG GTGTACGAGACGATGGGAGCCATAGTAACCCACCCTGAAGAAGCTCTCCAGATCATGGAGCAACCTGATGAAAAGTCTGTTGACAATAAAAACCGCTTCAAGCTGAAGCTCAACTTTATGGCCAAAGATCGCCCGCCACTCTGGAAGCGCACAAcaaaggatgagaagaagatgtCTCCAAAGGATGACAAGAATATATCAGAGGAAAAGAACACGAAGATATTCTCCAACCTTTTTGACAAGAAGGTCAACATATTTTCAAAGAAGAATGTGAAATCATCGGAGGTGCCACCAGCGCCCACTTCATCTTCGCCTGGGCCATTTGACGAGAGTGAGTGGACGATTTTGTAG
- the LOC136542367 gene encoding uncharacterized protein isoform X2, with protein MSTMPPPPPPHHGPAIIQRPSPAGSDGPLNFAQKFHPCHYQIPFFKIKIQGSSLPRASAPLPPHASSPSCAAPGHCQVGHTMEQPPPASSAPAPQSLVSRARTAIHSAAARVLTDIKADLRDADGFGGRSRAPSPRTSLDREAEVSATGREPDVKPPSPREEVLGISHSGNEDCSSIPTESTCSTKLTFPPASIVRQLVSAIENGKSFKSMSDMRHTGEQLLKDKGGLSLSVVKSLVRRDKEERLSSEFFGDEETQSLMYSLFKLEEQFSLEGSQCFPELVHSRSVSKDLHGAPPGTFIHHLAVVIGSISSVHKMAFFWQSVVLELRKLWSDWQPVPLMPLEAAPDLNSCLLHQEIQVVNCCIARKKRRKAAKESLDSLLKQASIDKSEPRLSKGKSPDSEMYARDSTGDYVLRLGADQSSEDLTLLETGEPIYSPTLQEGPIMTAELIKETEELVLRTGSLGAGCSQLLSDMQAFKATNPGCVLEDFVRWHSPPDWSEDCAANCTTVREGSSRRGRLSDRMQTKGNLWKELWEAAKPIPAVEQTPIYDEDLAVESIFDALEVIEPSKLFEQLLGVILSVCFVAAELVLAADSNLSKLFYDCKDYIIGIYHDDMSKDELDEICKVYETMGAIVTHPEEALQIMEQPDEKSVDNKNRFKLKLNFMAKDRPPLWKRTTKDEKKMSPKDDKNISEEKNTKIFSNLFDKKVNIFSKKNVKSSEVPPAPTSSSPGPFDESEWTIL; from the exons ATGTCCACgatgccgccaccaccaccgccccaTCACGGCCCAGCCATCATCCAACGGCCGAGCCCGGCCGGATCGGACGGCCCCCTGAATTTCGCCCAGAAATTCCACCCCTGCCACTACCAAATCCCATTTTTTAAAATCAAAATCCAAGGCTCCTCCCTTCCCCGTGCTTCGGCTCCCCTTCCTCCGCATGCGTCGTCCCCCTCCTGCGCCGCCCCGGGCCACTGCCAGGTAGGCCACACCATGGAGCAGCCGCCGCCCGCCtcgtcggcgccggcgccgcagTCGCTCGTGTCCCGCGCGCGCACCGCGATCCACTCCGCCGCCGCCCGCGTGCTCACCGACATCAAGGCCGACCTCCGAG ATGCCGACGGATTCGGCGGGCGTAGCAGGGCGCCGTCGCCGAGGACGTCCCTGGATCGGGAGGCCGAAGTGAGCGCCACGGGGCGGGAGCCGGACGTGAAGCCGCCGTCGCCGCGTGAGGAG GTACTAGGAATAAGCCACTCGGGGAATGAGGATTGTTCAAGCATACCAACTGAGTCAACTTGTTCAACAAAGCTGACCTTTCCTCCAGCTTCAATAGTTAGACAACTGGTGTCTGCCATTGA AAATGGGAAAAGTTTCAAGTCAATGAGTGATATGAGGCATACTGGAGAACAATTGCTGAAAGATAAGGGAGGTTTGAGCTTGTCTGTTGTTAAGTCACTTGTTCGACGTGACAAGGAAGAAAGATTGAGCTCCGAATTTTTTGGTGATGAAGAAACTCAATCTTTGATGTACTCCTTGTTCAAATTAG AGGAACAGTTTTCACTCGAAGGAAGTCAATGTTTCCCTGAATTGGTTCATTCAAGATCTGTGTCCAAGGATCTACATGGTGCACCACCTGGAACTTTTATTCATCATTTAGCAGTGGTCATTGGCAGCATTAGTTCTGTGCACAAGATGGCATTTTTTTGGCAATCAGTTGTTCTTGAG TTGAGAAAACTATGGTCCGACTGGCAACCTGTGCCTCTAATGCCACTTGAGGCTGCTCCAGACTTGAATTCTTGTTTACTACATCAGGAGATCCAAGTTGTAAATTGCTGCATTGCCAGGAAAAAGCGAAGGAAAGCAGCTAAGGAGTCACTGGATTCCTTGCTAAAGCAGGCAAGTATTGATAAATCAGAACCCAGGTTGTCAAAAGGGAAGTCTCCTGACAGCGAGATGTATGCAAGAGATAGTACTGGTGATTATGTCCTTCGACTTGGTGCTGATCAGTCATCTGAGGACTTAACATTGCTGGAAACTGGTGAGCCTATCTATTCCCCGACACTGCAG GAAGGCCCCATCATGACAGCAGAGCTTATAAAAGAAACAGAGGAGCTAGTGTTACGGACAGGAAG TCTTGGTGCTGGATGCTCTCAACTTCTATCAGATATGCAGGCTTTCAAGGCAA CAAATCCTGGTTGTGTCCTGGAAGACTTCGTTAGATGGCACTCTCCTCCTGATTGGTCTGAGGATTGTGCTGCAAACTGTACCACAGTCAGGGAAGGCTCATCTAGACGTGGGCGGTTAAGTGATAGAATGCAAACAAAAG GTAACTTGTGGAAGGAACTCTGGGAGGCTGCAAAACCAATACCTGCTGTTGAACAGACTCCTATATATGATGAAGATTTAGCTGT GGAGAGCATCTTTGATGCGTTGGAAGTTATTGAGCCATCAAAATTGTTTGAGCAGCTACTTGGCGTCATT CTTTCTGTATGCTTTGTGGCAGCAGAATTGGTTCTAGCAGCAGATAGCAACCTGTCAAAATTATTCTACGATTGTAAGGACTACATAATTGGCATCTatcatgatgacatgtcaaaagACGAGCTAGATGAGATATGCAAG GTGTACGAGACGATGGGAGCCATAGTAACCCACCCTGAAGAAGCTCTCCAGATCATGGAGCAACCTGATGAAAAGTCTGTTGACAATAAAAACCGCTTCAAGCTGAAGCTCAACTTTATGGCCAAAGATCGCCCGCCACTCTGGAAGCGCACAAcaaaggatgagaagaagatgtCTCCAAAGGATGACAAGAATATATCAGAGGAAAAGAACACGAAGATATTCTCCAACCTTTTTGACAAGAAGGTCAACATATTTTCAAAGAAGAATGTGAAATCATCGGAGGTGCCACCAGCGCCCACTTCATCTTCGCCTGGGCCATTTGACGAGAGTGAGTGGACGATTTTGTAG